In a single window of the Solea senegalensis isolate Sse05_10M linkage group LG1, IFAPA_SoseM_1, whole genome shotgun sequence genome:
- the rab2a gene encoding ras-related protein Rab-2A, translated as MAYAYLFKYIIIGDTGVGKSCLLLQFTDKRFQPVHDLTIGVEFGARMITIDGKQIKLQIWDTAGQESFRSITRSYYRGAAGALLVYDITRRDTFNHLTTWLEDARQHSNSNMVIMLIGNKSDLESRREVKKEEGEAFAREHGLIFMETSAKTASNVEEAFINTAKEIYEKIQEGVFDINNEANGIKIGPQHPTTNSTLSGSQGGQQAGGGCC; from the exons ATGGCGTACGCGTACCTCTTCAAATACATCATCATCGGAGACACGG gTGTTGGGAAGTCATGTCTATTACTACAGTTCACAGACAAGAGGTTTCAGCCAGTTCACGACCTCACCATTG GTGTGGAGTTTGGAGCGAGGATGATCACTATAGATGGCAAACAGATCAAACTGCAGATCTGGGATACG GCTGGTCAGGAGTCGTTCCGGTCCATCACCAGGTCTTACtacagaggagcagcaggagcgcTGCTAGTCTATGACATCACAAG AAGGGACACCTTCAACCACTTGACGACTTGGTTAGAGGACGCTCGCCAACATTCCAACTCAAATATGGTCATCATGCTCATTGGCAACAAGAG tgacCTGGAGTCGaggagagaggtgaagaaggagGAAGGTGAAGCATTTGCCAGAGAACACGGCCTCATATTCATGGAGACCTCAGCCAAGACTGCCTCTAATGTAGAGGAg GCTTTCATCAACACAGCCAAGGAGATCTATGAGAAGATTCAGGAAGGAGTGTTTGATATCAACAATGAG GCTAATGGTATTAAGATTGGACCCCAGCACCCGACCACCAACTCCACACTGTCTGGTAGTCAGGGAGGCCAACAGGCTggaggaggctgctgctga